The segment CGCGGCAGTCAAGGCAAGTGTACCCATGATGGTCGCAACCACGATATCCGGCCAGCCGGTTCCCGTTCCAAGCACTCCCAAGGCGGCCAGCATGACCGCCACATTGCCGATGGCATCATTGCGCGAGCACAGCCAAACCGAACGCATATCGGCGTCCCCGTTGCGATAGGTAAACAAGAGCCCCGCGACCGCGAGATTGGTAAGCAATGCCAGAAAACCGATAGCTCCCATAGTTGCGGGTTCGGGTACAGTCCCTGCTACTGCACTCCATACTGCTTTGCCC is part of the Gammaproteobacteria bacterium genome and harbors:
- a CDS encoding cation transporter, encoding MFVVEVAGGLKADSVSLLADAVDFLGDAANYSLSLFVLALAPVWRSRTALVKGLTMGGFGIFVLGKAVWSAVAGTVPEPATMGAIGFLALLTNLAVAGLLFTYRNGDADMRSVWLCSRNDAIGNVAVMLAALGVLGTGTGWPDIVVATIMGTLALTAARMVIVHARSELNTNRLAVEET